One segment of Geoalkalibacter ferrihydriticus DSM 17813 DNA contains the following:
- a CDS encoding PhnD/SsuA/transferrin family substrate-binding protein → MDPRFKSARRFVGVLCGLLIVPSLLLAPACAWSLTYCPLPMVDPARVVTESRPFLDYLSRALGRDIRIDYRPSNAEVVRAFSEDKIDLAEIGPLPYLVLRETVPHAQALLFFLEEGATRTYTCALVAPFDGAADPRALLADRPQELVVPQMLSTCGPLSAVWLLHQCDPEMAPPPFRALGNHESVALSVIRAEVPAGSMKTLIARRYASLGLRILAETPPLPVFALVVNTRTLSEETIADIARALCAAGPAERTGWTIGRHGFEKAEENAYRPLEEMLGKLGRRAGDFLLP, encoded by the coding sequence ATGGACCCTCGGTTCAAAAGCGCTCGCCGGTTTGTCGGCGTCCTCTGCGGGCTTTTGATCGTGCCTTCTTTGCTGCTGGCGCCGGCCTGCGCCTGGAGCCTCACCTACTGCCCTCTGCCCATGGTCGACCCGGCGCGGGTGGTCACCGAATCCCGTCCCTTTCTCGATTACCTGAGTCGTGCTCTGGGGCGTGACATCCGCATTGATTACCGCCCCAGCAATGCCGAAGTGGTGCGTGCCTTTAGCGAGGACAAAATTGATCTGGCCGAGATCGGGCCGCTGCCCTATCTGGTGTTACGCGAGACGGTTCCCCATGCACAAGCCCTGCTCTTCTTTCTCGAAGAGGGTGCCACGCGCACCTATACCTGCGCCCTGGTAGCACCTTTCGACGGCGCCGCCGACCCGCGCGCCCTTCTCGCCGACCGTCCCCAGGAGCTGGTCGTGCCCCAGATGCTGAGCACCTGCGGGCCCCTTTCCGCCGTCTGGCTGCTGCACCAATGCGATCCGGAAATGGCGCCGCCGCCGTTCAGAGCTCTGGGCAACCATGAGAGCGTAGCCTTGAGCGTCATCCGCGCCGAGGTTCCCGCAGGCAGCATGAAAACCCTCATCGCCCGCCGCTACGCTTCCCTGGGGTTGCGCATTCTGGCCGAAACGCCGCCGCTGCCGGTGTTCGCCCTGGTGGTCAATACCCGCACCCTGTCCGAGGAGACCATTGCCGACATTGCGCGGGCCTTGTGCGCGGCTGGCCCTGCCGAACGCACTGGTTGGACCATCGGCCGCCACGGATTTGAAAAGGCGGAAGAAAACGCTTATCGACCTTTGGAGGAGATGCTGGGGAAATTGGGTAGGCGCGCGGGAGATTTTCTGTTGCCATGA
- a CDS encoding ATP-binding protein: MNKNAPHLFYALLLLLLWLLVAFSLRARSLEQVQAYLAEQAAIQDVAWRATVQKFEQGIEIYLQEYILRPEIFAILESAQNAEERDLARARLYRTLYPVDELLRERGLRQFHFHLPDGTSLLRFHAPHRHGDPLFDVRYSVRMANLERRSLSGFEVGRSMSAFRLVSPVISPEGRHLGSVELGLPFEVLRRSVAELKDGREYALLLNPEVLDSVTDKRLILAPWAGDEEGWLIEDPRRELPHAPPPLSTTAQVLEKRLAELKSLRSTLRQGRSGAFKVNLGRDAHAAVFTPIHDMQARLAGFLVSYGPAPQLTAQAAHYWAGQVAAGALLTLLGLVGYRLMVSREKLRLAMEESRRMAVEAQAANAAKSQFLANMSHEIRTPMNGIIGMSDLLLDTSLTSEQRRYATTVRGSCEALLGILNDILDFSKIEAGRMDVQSVAFNLRDTLVAVTDLLSHGAREKALTFTCFIDPEVPADLRGDPGRLRQVLLNLGGNAVKFTAAGEVALRVEHSVRDDGRMWLRFEVRDTGIGIAAEKMDALFQPFGQLDASHTRNFGGTGLGLAISRRLVEVMGGEIGVKSVAGQGSCFWFELPFVPAAVAKQWRQEDTVRVPTLSAPWSAARILLAEDNPVNRLVALRMLEKLGLRAESVNDGRQALEALDAQAYDLVLMDIQMPELDGFAVVEELRSGRRGAPNRHTPVIALTAHAMKGDEQRCLDAGMSDYLAKPVRAGDLTQKLEHWLKSK, encoded by the coding sequence ATGAACAAAAATGCGCCCCACCTGTTCTATGCCTTGCTGCTGCTGTTGCTCTGGCTGCTGGTGGCTTTCTCCCTGCGGGCGCGCTCCTTGGAGCAGGTTCAGGCCTATCTCGCGGAACAGGCAGCCATCCAGGACGTGGCCTGGCGCGCCACTGTGCAGAAGTTTGAGCAAGGCATAGAGATATACCTCCAAGAGTACATCTTGCGGCCCGAGATTTTTGCCATCCTTGAGTCTGCGCAGAATGCCGAGGAGCGCGACCTGGCCCGCGCACGGCTCTACCGGACTCTCTACCCCGTCGATGAGCTGCTGCGTGAGAGGGGGCTGCGCCAGTTTCATTTTCATCTTCCCGACGGCACCAGCTTGCTGCGTTTTCATGCTCCACACCGCCATGGCGACCCGCTGTTCGATGTTCGCTATTCCGTGCGGATGGCTAATCTCGAGCGGCGCTCCCTCAGCGGTTTTGAAGTCGGGCGCAGCATGTCGGCCTTTCGCCTGGTATCGCCTGTCATCTCCCCCGAAGGCCGCCATCTGGGCAGCGTGGAATTGGGGCTGCCCTTTGAAGTGCTGCGTCGTTCCGTTGCGGAACTCAAGGACGGGCGCGAATACGCACTCTTGTTGAATCCCGAGGTGCTCGATTCCGTCACGGACAAGCGCCTGATCCTTGCCCCCTGGGCCGGCGATGAAGAAGGGTGGTTGATCGAGGATCCCCGGCGTGAACTCCCCCATGCGCCGCCGCCTCTCTCCACCACGGCTCAAGTCCTGGAGAAGCGGCTCGCTGAACTCAAATCCCTGCGCAGCACCTTGCGCCAAGGACGCAGCGGTGCCTTTAAGGTAAACCTCGGCAGGGACGCCCATGCGGCTGTATTCACGCCGATCCACGATATGCAGGCGCGTCTGGCGGGCTTTTTGGTTTCTTATGGGCCTGCTCCCCAACTGACGGCTCAGGCGGCTCATTACTGGGCCGGTCAGGTTGCCGCCGGCGCCCTGCTGACGCTGCTCGGGCTGGTCGGATACCGCCTCATGGTCAGCCGGGAGAAACTGCGCCTGGCTATGGAGGAAAGCCGCCGCATGGCGGTCGAGGCACAGGCGGCCAATGCGGCCAAGAGTCAGTTCCTGGCCAATATGAGCCATGAGATCCGCACGCCCATGAACGGCATCATCGGCATGTCGGATTTGCTTTTGGATACTTCTCTGACATCGGAGCAGCGCCGGTATGCCACGACAGTGCGCGGCAGTTGCGAAGCTCTGCTCGGTATTCTCAACGACATCCTCGATTTCTCCAAAATCGAGGCGGGACGTATGGATGTGCAAAGTGTCGCTTTCAATCTGCGCGACACTCTGGTCGCCGTGACCGATCTGCTGAGCCACGGCGCGCGGGAAAAGGCTTTGACCTTTACCTGCTTCATCGATCCGGAAGTGCCCGCCGATCTGCGCGGCGACCCCGGTCGCTTGCGCCAGGTTCTCCTCAACCTCGGCGGCAATGCCGTCAAGTTTACCGCTGCCGGCGAGGTCGCCCTGCGCGTTGAGCACTCGGTACGCGACGACGGTCGGATGTGGTTGCGCTTCGAGGTTCGGGATACCGGCATCGGAATTGCCGCCGAAAAGATGGACGCTCTTTTTCAGCCTTTCGGTCAGTTGGATGCCTCTCATACCCGAAATTTCGGTGGCACCGGCCTGGGACTGGCCATTTCGCGACGGCTGGTGGAGGTGATGGGCGGTGAGATCGGTGTTAAAAGCGTTGCCGGGCAAGGCTCATGCTTCTGGTTTGAGCTGCCTTTTGTCCCGGCTGCTGTCGCAAAGCAATGGCGGCAAGAAGACACCGTGAGGGTGCCTACCCTGTCTGCACCCTGGTCTGCCGCACGGATTCTGCTCGCCGAGGATAATCCCGTCAATCGCCTGGTGGCCCTGCGCATGCTGGAAAAGCTCGGCCTGCGCGCGGAGTCCGTCAACGACGGTCGCCAGGCCCTGGAGGCTCTCGACGCCCAAGCCTACGACCTGGTACTCATGGACATTCAGATGCCAGAACTCGATGGTTTCGCGGTGGTCGAGGAACTGCGTTCCGGTCGCCGTGGCGCACCGAACCGCCATACGCCCGTCATCGCCCTGACGGCCCATGCCATGAAAGGCGACGAACAGCGTTGTTTGGACGCGGGTATGAGCGACTATCTGGCCAAGCCCGTTCGTGCCGGGGATCTGACCCAAAAACTCGAACATTGGCTGAAATCGAAATGA
- a CDS encoding DUF2589 domain-containing protein, whose amino-acid sequence MANGSQDTATRQLGNIPFGALIGGPMTAAVEAQAKAAQSSLGFIEGVAFDDQGKVRDVTFDYEGPGGPQTLTVPILTIVPIPFIRIDDMTINFKASINASTETSTTTSTSKEGKVALAGSAKYLFFSAKLDASYSSKKDSSATKNSKYSVEYTMDINVHAVQDDVPAGMAKVLNILTDNIKAGQQGSP is encoded by the coding sequence ATGGCAAACGGCAGTCAGGACACGGCAACCAGGCAATTGGGGAATATCCCTTTTGGGGCGTTGATCGGTGGCCCCATGACGGCTGCGGTGGAAGCGCAGGCTAAGGCAGCGCAATCGTCCTTGGGTTTCATCGAGGGTGTGGCCTTCGACGATCAGGGCAAGGTACGTGACGTCACCTTTGACTATGAAGGACCGGGTGGTCCGCAAACGCTCACCGTACCGATTCTGACCATCGTGCCCATTCCTTTCATCCGCATTGATGACATGACCATCAATTTTAAGGCCAGCATCAACGCTTCGACGGAAACCTCCACCACCACTTCGACCTCCAAAGAGGGCAAGGTGGCGCTGGCGGGAAGTGCCAAATACCTGTTTTTCAGTGCCAAGCTCGATGCGTCTTATTCCAGTAAAAAGGATTCATCGGCCACCAAGAATTCAAAATATTCGGTGGAATATACCATGGACATCAATGTCCATGCGGTGCAGGACGACGTTCCCGCAGGTATGGCCAAGGTGCTCAATATCTTAACCGACAATATCAAGGCCGGGCAGCAGGGCTCGCCTTAA
- a CDS encoding DUF2589 domain-containing protein, whose protein sequence is MPEKKAGNREGSYNTTALSLNQLIGAPLHAMIEAESQAAQATAAFIREFGFEADADHGEGHDDDFGKLRMASFRQESVGGDGKPRRVQIDVPLLSLLPIPALQIKDAQVEFFVKIVDVQRATRHGVTANRNEELPDLQPIDFKAALARDPASSGGRATEMQMKVKINIQQADVPAGMARLFHLMEQGISAREVNSGD, encoded by the coding sequence ATGCCGGAGAAAAAAGCGGGAAACAGAGAGGGTTCCTATAACACCACGGCGCTGTCCCTTAACCAGTTGATCGGTGCGCCCCTGCACGCCATGATCGAGGCGGAAAGTCAGGCGGCCCAGGCAACGGCGGCATTCATTCGGGAGTTCGGCTTCGAGGCGGACGCCGACCATGGCGAAGGGCATGACGATGATTTCGGCAAGCTGCGCATGGCCTCCTTCCGTCAGGAGAGTGTCGGTGGCGACGGCAAACCGCGCCGCGTGCAGATCGATGTGCCTTTGCTGTCCCTGCTGCCCATTCCGGCGTTGCAGATCAAGGATGCCCAGGTGGAGTTTTTTGTCAAAATCGTTGATGTCCAGCGGGCGACGCGCCATGGGGTGACGGCAAATCGCAACGAGGAATTGCCCGATCTGCAGCCCATCGATTTCAAAGCGGCGCTGGCCCGGGATCCGGCGAGCAGCGGTGGGCGCGCAACGGAAATGCAGATGAAGGTAAAAATCAACATTCAGCAGGCCGATGTGCCGGCCGGCATGGCGCGCCTGTTTCATCTGATGGAGCAGGGCATTTCAGCCCGTGAAGTCAACTCCGGAGATTAG
- a CDS encoding DUF4139 domain-containing protein — protein sequence MKRFVPAALVAALLFLGAPLVFGADEIISTLDDQQDIALTIYNEDLALVKDRRQVRLPAGTNRLALDGVSARMQPQTALLRTLDGEADVQILSQSFDFDLLTPHNLLKNHIGRQVQVVRTHPQSGAETTETATLLAYGDQGVVLRLGERIETEIPGRLVFSEVPANLRERPTLVVEVDNPRAGTRQLELSYLTGGLSWHADYAAELNAAGDRLDLSAWVNLTNESGTAYRDAQVQLVAGAVQRVTDAPRPQRDLMVRAALAAPMEKMEAQGLFDYYLYSLPRSTSIAERQSKQVALFSAAAVPVRKEYLLRGADYYYSGRYPDLGERLAVSAFIEFINRAQDGLGLPLPQGILRAYQRDGSGNTQFIGENRIAHTPRNEKVRLSLGHAFDVTAARKQTDFRRISGGERQTPVVETAFALTLRNGSDQVVRVRVEEPLPGDWEILRENLPHRKEAAHLAVWEVEVPAGGEALLEYRALVRY from the coding sequence ATGAAAAGGTTCGTTCCCGCGGCGCTCGTTGCCGCGCTGCTGTTCCTTGGCGCGCCCCTGGTGTTTGGCGCGGATGAAATTATCTCGACCCTCGATGACCAGCAGGACATCGCTCTGACCATCTACAACGAGGATCTGGCTCTGGTCAAGGACCGCCGCCAGGTGCGCCTGCCCGCCGGGACAAACCGTCTGGCGCTGGATGGCGTCAGCGCCCGCATGCAACCGCAAACTGCCTTGCTGCGAACTCTCGACGGCGAAGCCGATGTGCAAATCCTCTCGCAGTCGTTTGATTTTGATCTGCTGACCCCGCACAACCTTCTGAAAAACCATATAGGTCGCCAGGTGCAGGTGGTGCGCACTCATCCCCAGAGCGGCGCCGAAACCACCGAGACGGCGACTTTGCTGGCCTACGGCGACCAGGGTGTGGTGTTGCGTCTGGGCGAGCGCATTGAAACCGAAATTCCCGGGCGCCTGGTTTTCTCCGAGGTTCCCGCCAACCTGCGCGAGCGTCCGACCCTGGTGGTCGAGGTGGACAACCCCCGCGCTGGGACGCGTCAACTCGAATTAAGTTATCTCACCGGGGGCTTGTCCTGGCACGCTGATTACGCGGCCGAACTCAATGCCGCGGGCGATCGCCTCGATCTTTCTGCCTGGGTGAACCTGACCAATGAGAGCGGCACCGCCTACCGCGACGCTCAAGTGCAGCTGGTGGCCGGCGCGGTGCAACGCGTCACTGATGCCCCGCGCCCGCAGCGAGACCTGATGGTGCGCGCGGCGCTGGCCGCCCCCATGGAAAAAATGGAGGCGCAGGGTCTCTTCGATTACTATCTCTACAGTCTGCCGCGCTCCACCAGTATCGCCGAGCGTCAGAGCAAACAGGTTGCATTGTTCAGCGCCGCCGCGGTGCCCGTGCGCAAGGAATACCTGCTGCGCGGCGCGGACTATTATTACTCTGGCCGCTACCCCGATCTCGGTGAACGGCTGGCGGTGAGCGCCTTTATCGAATTTATCAATCGTGCCCAGGACGGTTTGGGGCTGCCCTTGCCCCAGGGTATTTTACGTGCATATCAGCGCGATGGCAGCGGCAACACCCAGTTCATCGGCGAGAATCGCATTGCGCACACCCCCCGCAACGAAAAGGTGCGCCTGAGCCTTGGGCATGCTTTTGATGTGACCGCGGCACGTAAGCAGACGGACTTTCGCCGCATTTCCGGCGGCGAGCGGCAGACTCCGGTGGTGGAAACCGCCTTTGCCCTGACCCTGAGAAATGGGAGTGATCAGGTGGTCAGGGTGCGCGTGGAAGAGCCTCTGCCGGGGGATTGGGAAATTTTGCGCGAGAATCTGCCCCATCGCAAGGAGGCTGCCCACCTCGCGGTCTGGGAGGTGGAGGTGCCTGCAGGAGGCGAAGCGCTGCTCGAATACCGGGCGCTGGTGCGTTATTGA
- a CDS encoding response regulator transcription factor: MEPVKFIIAEDNPKDFEFLERLLREEDYVGEIERADNGLAALKMATQIERPLVISDIQMPEMNGVDFARALWDKRPLARIVFWSQYKDEMYVRALLRIVPPETVYGYVLKSNPRDRIAAAIRTVLIDEQCWIDPEVRKVQGRTGHSQTSLSDIEFEALLDISLGLTDNLIAQRRYLSRRGVQSRLNSLYAKLGIDQEQFHSEKFGDAFNLRNRAVASALRRGLINAFELENEEQDFQAWLKRFKSSHR, translated from the coding sequence ATGGAACCAGTTAAATTTATTATTGCGGAAGATAACCCCAAGGATTTTGAATTTCTCGAGCGCCTGTTGCGCGAGGAAGACTATGTCGGCGAGATTGAACGTGCCGACAACGGCCTTGCAGCCCTTAAAATGGCGACGCAGATCGAGCGGCCCCTGGTCATCAGCGATATTCAGATGCCTGAAATGAACGGCGTCGACTTCGCCCGTGCCCTGTGGGACAAACGGCCCCTGGCACGCATCGTCTTTTGGAGCCAGTACAAGGACGAGATGTATGTGCGTGCCTTGCTGCGCATCGTGCCGCCGGAGACGGTTTACGGCTATGTCCTTAAATCCAACCCCCGAGACCGCATCGCCGCCGCCATCCGCACGGTACTCATCGATGAGCAGTGCTGGATCGATCCCGAGGTGCGCAAAGTCCAGGGCCGCACCGGCCACAGCCAGACGTCCCTGTCCGACATCGAATTTGAAGCCCTGCTCGATATCTCCCTGGGCCTCACCGACAATCTCATCGCGCAGCGCCGCTACCTGTCACGGCGCGGCGTGCAGAGCCGGCTGAACTCCCTCTATGCCAAGCTCGGCATTGACCAGGAACAATTTCACAGCGAGAAGTTCGGCGACGCCTTCAATCTGCGCAACCGTGCCGTGGCCAGCGCCTTGCGGCGCGGCCTGATCAACGCCTTTGAGCTGGAAAACGAGGAGCAGGACTTCCAGGCCTGGCTCAAACGCTTCAAATCCAGCCACCGCTAA
- a CDS encoding HAMP domain-containing protein yields the protein MMRLTLKQQMFLAPATVLTLTTVLVIFLQYTYWDLSVKRQEAAKVSQTFVALAEADLAAQRMQGLVSHVTRRAQLDITALETLTELHDHLAGAVKRILTLMPLPDSTRALLNQAVNDLDPRHGYDGSRFLSALGLLRPQLVALAEQSQQRREQLRDVHLQNIDELVARTALITIIGVGTAIPLGTLLSLFFARRLQRRIKTLSDSAGRIVRGDLTPPPAPQRVQDELDDLAVSINQMTDRLIRVVSTEKLLEGAEEERRRIAMDLHDQSLSDLSDILRALQNLRSGNGSGEELGKIEEDLQRAIANLRDVMDNLHPQTLEILGLGAALQSHFERHLDKAHLPEYHLYISPQVEGLGLSRLCQLSLYRIALEAVHNVIKHAKASRYEITLDRRDDEVVLVVEDNGCGFRFQGQEPITGRGLNNIRERARAMGARVQWGPSRFTSGTRFELNLPLNGSSRHERDKGKTDHGTS from the coding sequence ATGATGCGCCTAACCCTCAAACAGCAGATGTTTCTGGCCCCCGCCACGGTCTTGACCCTCACCACGGTGCTGGTGATATTTCTCCAGTACACTTACTGGGATCTTTCGGTCAAGCGGCAGGAAGCCGCCAAAGTCAGCCAGACCTTCGTCGCTCTTGCCGAAGCGGACCTGGCCGCGCAGCGCATGCAGGGGCTGGTTTCCCATGTCACCCGTCGGGCGCAACTCGACATCACCGCCCTGGAGACCTTGACGGAATTGCACGACCATCTGGCTGGGGCCGTTAAGCGCATCCTCACCCTTATGCCCCTGCCCGACAGCACCCGCGCGCTGCTCAACCAGGCTGTCAACGACCTCGATCCGCGTCACGGTTACGATGGCAGCCGTTTTCTCTCGGCCCTGGGCTTGTTGCGCCCGCAGCTGGTCGCCCTGGCCGAGCAGTCGCAACAACGCCGCGAACAATTGCGCGACGTCCATCTGCAGAACATCGATGAACTGGTGGCACGCACGGCGCTGATCACCATTATCGGCGTCGGTACCGCCATCCCTTTGGGCACTCTGCTCTCCCTGTTTTTCGCGCGACGTTTGCAGCGCCGCATCAAGACTTTGTCCGACAGCGCCGGACGCATCGTCCGCGGCGACCTGACCCCGCCGCCCGCACCGCAACGGGTCCAGGATGAACTCGACGATCTGGCGGTTTCCATCAATCAGATGACTGACCGTCTGATTCGGGTGGTAAGTACCGAGAAGCTGCTGGAGGGCGCCGAGGAAGAGCGCCGCCGCATCGCCATGGACCTTCACGACCAGTCTCTTTCCGATCTCTCCGATATCCTGCGCGCCCTGCAGAATCTACGCTCGGGAAATGGAAGCGGCGAGGAACTCGGCAAAATCGAAGAAGACCTGCAACGCGCCATCGCCAATCTGCGCGACGTCATGGACAACCTGCATCCCCAGACCCTGGAGATTCTCGGTCTCGGTGCCGCCCTGCAATCTCATTTCGAACGACATCTCGACAAAGCGCATCTTCCCGAGTACCATCTTTACATTTCCCCGCAGGTCGAAGGGCTGGGCCTAAGCCGTCTGTGTCAGCTCTCCCTCTACCGCATTGCGCTGGAAGCCGTGCATAACGTCATCAAGCATGCCAAGGCCAGCCGCTACGAAATCACCCTCGATCGGCGCGATGACGAGGTGGTGCTGGTGGTCGAAGACAACGGTTGCGGCTTTCGTTTCCAGGGTCAGGAGCCGATCACCGGCCGCGGCCTCAACAACATCCGCGAACGGGCCCGGGCCATGGGTGCCCGCGTGCAATGGGGTCCATCGCGCTTCACCAGCGGGACGCGCTTTGAACTCAACCTGCCCCTCAACGGCTCTTCGCGCCACGAGCGCGACAAAGGCAAGACCGACCATGGAACCAGTTAA
- a CDS encoding dynamin family protein: MNESSATTTHKQALPLPEILERARDCLSDLGVAYEAPHRDLDMLQQRLAEGRFHLAVMGQFKRGKSTLLNALLGEDLLPTDILPATSIPTYILAGDAVQVRVYFSGGEPARDFLPTAEVPLSRVLADYVSEQGNPHNHRGVSRVEIFHPASLLRQGVVLIDTPGIGSTLKHNTEITHQTLPRCDAALFLVSPDPPLTETELEFLGQVRALLPRIFYLFNKIDYLDSRELQASLEFLRENLQRAQPGGEAPRIFPISARQALDARLRGDDAARRSSGLAEVEENLIDFLRREKMQVLQAALKRQTSDIFSDAIMKLQVTLSALHLPQEELQQRLDQFKQTLPEIEREQLAASDILAGDLKRLVTHLNEELSRLREQALKEIAPAVETYLDSLEDPEEMERLVRSTLERAIPKFFSPALQSVGARTRGEAIKILTLHQQRSNKLIEQVRRSAADIFAVPYQAPAGEGAYIAFSPPSTWNTQVMISDLDPLGQRLSRKLLSKRFRRNRTVKRLRRQYQGLIGQNIEQISWALRQSLDESFRRYDADLREQLSKTVGAAQDAVRIAMDRKRALRHETAAEEVQLNKHLEHLLALRESLG; this comes from the coding sequence ATGAACGAATCTTCCGCGACAACCACACACAAGCAAGCCCTTCCCCTGCCTGAAATCCTTGAGCGCGCCAGGGACTGCCTGTCCGATCTCGGTGTCGCATACGAAGCGCCGCATCGCGACCTCGACATGCTGCAGCAACGTCTCGCCGAGGGGCGTTTTCACCTTGCGGTCATGGGTCAGTTCAAGCGTGGCAAAAGCACGCTGCTCAATGCTTTGCTCGGCGAAGATCTGTTGCCGACCGACATTCTTCCGGCAACCTCCATCCCCACCTATATTCTGGCCGGCGATGCCGTGCAGGTGCGCGTTTATTTCAGCGGCGGCGAACCTGCACGGGATTTTCTGCCGACGGCCGAGGTGCCGCTGAGCAGGGTGCTGGCCGATTATGTCAGTGAACAGGGCAATCCGCATAACCACCGGGGGGTAAGCCGCGTGGAAATTTTTCATCCCGCGTCCTTGCTGCGCCAGGGGGTGGTGCTCATCGATACGCCCGGGATCGGATCGACTCTGAAGCACAACACTGAAATCACTCACCAAACTTTGCCGCGATGTGACGCCGCCCTGTTCCTGGTGTCGCCGGATCCGCCCCTGACCGAGACGGAATTGGAGTTTCTCGGCCAGGTTCGTGCGCTGCTGCCGCGCATTTTTTATCTCTTCAACAAAATCGACTATCTCGACAGCCGCGAATTGCAGGCGTCCCTGGAATTTTTGCGGGAGAATCTGCAGCGGGCACAACCCGGTGGCGAAGCCCCACGGATTTTCCCCATCTCCGCCCGTCAGGCGCTCGACGCCCGCCTGCGCGGCGATGACGCAGCTCGACGGAGCAGCGGGCTGGCTGAGGTGGAGGAAAATCTCATCGACTTTCTGCGCCGGGAGAAGATGCAGGTGCTGCAGGCGGCTCTCAAGCGCCAGACGAGTGATATTTTCAGTGACGCGATTATGAAGCTGCAGGTGACTCTAAGCGCCCTGCATCTGCCCCAGGAGGAATTGCAGCAACGCCTGGATCAGTTCAAGCAGACCTTGCCCGAGATTGAACGCGAACAGCTGGCCGCCTCCGACATTTTGGCCGGTGATTTGAAGCGTCTGGTCACGCATCTCAATGAAGAGCTGAGCCGCCTCAGGGAACAGGCGCTGAAAGAAATCGCGCCGGCGGTTGAAACTTATCTCGACAGTCTCGAGGACCCCGAGGAAATGGAGCGGCTGGTGCGTTCGACCCTGGAGCGCGCCATCCCCAAATTTTTCAGCCCTGCCTTGCAGTCCGTCGGCGCGCGTACCCGCGGTGAAGCCATCAAGATCCTGACCCTGCACCAGCAACGCAGCAACAAACTCATCGAACAGGTGCGCCGCAGCGCGGCGGATATTTTTGCCGTGCCCTACCAGGCGCCCGCCGGCGAGGGCGCCTATATCGCTTTTTCTCCGCCCTCCACCTGGAATACTCAGGTCATGATCAGCGATCTGGATCCCCTTGGGCAGCGCCTGTCCCGCAAGCTCCTTTCCAAACGTTTTCGGCGCAACCGCACGGTTAAGCGCCTGCGCCGCCAATATCAGGGTCTCATCGGTCAGAATATCGAGCAGATCAGTTGGGCCCTGCGCCAAAGTCTTGATGAGAGCTTCCGGCGTTATGACGCCGATTTGCGCGAGCAGTTGAGCAAGACCGTGGGCGCCGCTCAGGATGCCGTACGTATCGCCATGGATCGAAAAAGAGCCCTGCGCCACGAGACTGCAGCCGAGGAGGTGCAGCTCAACAAGCACCTTGAGCACCTGCTGGCATTGCGGGAAAGCTTGGGATAA
- a CDS encoding ribonuclease Z — MRSTFFARAVNDPFHDPAVYVRVAHRREALLFDCGDLHPLAARDLLKVQAVFLSHAHIDHLAGFDHLLRTFLYREQPLLVYGPPGISARIGHRLAGYTWNLIRGYPLCIEVREWAPSGEGAAVRFCAAEGFQPRPATAFGCPEGLLHDTPHYQVRTLALDHGDIISLAFSLEEKVHVAIHPDALDRLGYPPGRWLGGFKDLLRTQAPDHTLVDVPMRDGGTQKRALGALARDIAHCEAGMKIAYVTDASPTAENVEKIVALAANAHLLAIEAVFAEADRHLAEERNHLTAALAGHLGRRAGVQKLLLFHHSPRYQKEPHRLQTEAHAAYSGTQTPQLP, encoded by the coding sequence ATGCGCTCAACCTTTTTCGCCAGGGCGGTCAACGACCCTTTTCATGATCCCGCCGTCTATGTGCGGGTCGCCCACCGGCGCGAAGCCCTGCTGTTCGACTGCGGCGACCTGCATCCCTTGGCGGCCCGGGACCTGCTTAAAGTTCAGGCCGTGTTTCTCTCCCATGCGCACATTGATCATCTCGCCGGATTCGACCACCTGCTGCGCACCTTTCTCTACCGCGAGCAGCCCCTGCTGGTGTACGGTCCGCCCGGCATCAGCGCACGTATCGGCCACCGCCTGGCCGGCTATACCTGGAATCTGATCCGCGGCTATCCCCTGTGCATCGAGGTGCGCGAGTGGGCGCCGAGCGGCGAAGGAGCGGCGGTGCGATTTTGCGCCGCCGAAGGTTTTCAGCCGCGACCCGCCACGGCTTTTGGCTGCCCCGAGGGCCTGCTGCACGACACCCCCCACTACCAGGTGCGGACTTTGGCCCTGGACCACGGCGACATCATTTCCCTGGCTTTTTCTCTGGAAGAAAAAGTTCATGTGGCCATTCACCCCGACGCCCTCGACAGACTCGGCTACCCGCCAGGACGCTGGCTGGGGGGCTTCAAGGATCTGCTGCGCACCCAGGCGCCGGACCACACCCTGGTTGACGTGCCCATGCGCGACGGGGGAACGCAAAAGCGCGCTCTCGGTGCACTTGCCAGGGATATCGCGCACTGCGAGGCGGGGATGAAAATCGCCTATGTCACCGACGCCTCACCCACCGCGGAGAATGTCGAGAAAATCGTTGCGCTGGCAGCCAACGCCCATCTGCTGGCCATTGAAGCGGTATTTGCCGAAGCCGATCGTCATCTGGCCGAGGAGCGCAACCATCTCACCGCCGCCCTTGCCGGCCATCTTGGTCGTCGCGCCGGGGTGCAAAAACTGCTGCTCTTTCATCATTCACCGCGCTACCAGAAAGAGCCGCACCGCCTGCAAACAGAGGCCCATGCGGCATATTCCGGTACGCAAACGCCTCAGCTTCCATGA